From a single Lolium rigidum isolate FL_2022 chromosome 7, APGP_CSIRO_Lrig_0.1, whole genome shotgun sequence genomic region:
- the LOC124675149 gene encoding late embryogenesis abundant protein At5g17165-like, which produces MAAVAGSKGRIAGNLVARVLAGGKPASASPRRAVHASAYDKNLDDQVRPAFVPDDVIGGPNTPDKYWGPHPTTGVFGPAALDGKFAPGAPPTPTTTASGSVLDQKVWYRPLEDVEKPPPTA; this is translated from the exons ATGGCCGCAGTGGCTGGGTCCAAGGGGCGGATCGCTGGGAACCTCGTCGCGCGCGTCCTCGCCGGCGGCaagcccgcctccgcctccccgaG GAGGGCGGTGCACGCCtcggcctacgacaagaacctggACGACCAGGTGCGCCCGGCCTTCGTGCCGGACGATGTGATCGGCGGACCAAACACCCCGGACAAGTACTGGGGCCCGCACCCGACCACCGGCGTCTTCGGCCCGGCCGCGCTGGACGGCAAGTTCGCCCCCGGCGCGCCGCCGACCCCCACCACGACTGCCTCCGGCTCCGTGCTGGACCAGAAGGTGTGGTACCGCCCACTCGAGGACGTCGAGAAGCCACCACCCACCGCCTGA